The following are from one region of the Treponema denticola genome:
- a CDS encoding TraB/GumN family protein: MDENNEKTLKRIFLKDREIILLGTAHVSKESINDVESTIREENPDCVCVELDEVRYKSLTSKDAWQQINISQVLREGKGFLLLANLVLASFQKKLGSDLGVKPGDEMKAAIEVSQELNIKTEMVDRPIHTTLKRAWAKNRGWGRSKLLATLLSAAFSNEKLDEDEIEKLKNQSAMDNMMQEMAEYLPNIKGVLIDERDRYLASKIWESSGKKIVAVLGAGHLPGTERFIKELEAGTKTTDVSDIEVIPPKSTVSKIAAWIFPIVIIGLIVLGFFKGGGIKTGQMLLSFVLWNGGLAAIGAVIAMGHPLAILASFLGAPFTTINPFLGIGMISGLVQAWAKKPQVKDMENLTHDAGSFSGWYKNRITKVLLVFILSSLGSSIGTFMTVPALIANLIK; the protein is encoded by the coding sequence GTGGACGAAAATAACGAAAAAACTTTAAAGCGCATTTTTTTAAAAGACCGCGAAATTATTCTTTTAGGAACAGCCCATGTTTCTAAAGAAAGTATCAATGATGTTGAATCTACAATTAGGGAAGAAAACCCCGATTGTGTATGTGTAGAATTGGATGAAGTAAGGTATAAGTCCTTAACCTCAAAAGATGCTTGGCAGCAAATAAATATTTCCCAAGTATTAAGGGAGGGGAAAGGCTTTTTACTCCTTGCAAATCTGGTTCTAGCCTCTTTTCAAAAAAAACTTGGAAGCGACCTCGGCGTAAAACCCGGCGATGAGATGAAGGCCGCAATTGAAGTTTCTCAAGAACTAAACATAAAAACCGAAATGGTCGACCGCCCGATTCATACGACCTTAAAACGAGCTTGGGCAAAAAACCGCGGCTGGGGAAGGTCAAAGCTTTTAGCGACCCTTTTAAGTGCAGCATTTTCAAATGAAAAACTTGATGAAGATGAAATTGAAAAATTAAAAAATCAAAGCGCAATGGACAACATGATGCAGGAAATGGCCGAGTATCTTCCGAACATAAAAGGCGTTTTAATAGACGAGCGGGACCGCTATCTTGCATCAAAAATTTGGGAAAGCAGCGGCAAAAAAATTGTGGCTGTCTTGGGTGCAGGCCACCTTCCCGGAACGGAACGCTTTATAAAAGAACTGGAAGCAGGTACAAAAACAACGGATGTATCCGACATTGAAGTAATTCCGCCGAAAAGCACAGTAAGCAAAATTGCCGCTTGGATATTTCCCATAGTTATAATAGGCTTGATTGTTCTAGGCTTTTTTAAGGGAGGCGGTATAAAAACCGGCCAAATGCTTTTATCCTTTGTTCTTTGGAACGGAGGACTCGCAGCGATAGGAGCCGTTATCGCCATGGGGCATCCTCTGGCCATCCTAGCTTCATTTTTAGGAGCACCTTTTACAACGATAAACCCGTTTTTGGGTATAGGAATGATTTCAGGCCTTGTACAAGCTTGGGCAAAAAAGCCGCAAGTAAAAGACATGGAAAACCTTACACATGATGCAGGAAGCTTTTCAGGCTGGTATAAAAACAGAATAACAAAGGTTCTTCTTGTTTTTATTCTTTCTTCTCTCGGAAGCTCGATAGGAACATTTATGACGGTTCCGGCTCTTATTGCTAATCTGATTAAATAA
- a CDS encoding glycoside hydrolase family 3 protein, which translates to MKTEFSLAKKSILFFLCIFLLAVDLNSASFVKRLPNFYDNVPNEELAAEIVENMTDEELLAQTFMFGWAGQDPGDLLLSWIQDSGLGSIKVFGWNTGDSLKLAKSISILQKKSLEGRFGIPLFVATDQEGGWVRHVKGLTSETPGNLAIGASGIPQDSYYSGYYISREIRALGINLNFAPTVDLLTDHDSSIIGPRSFGDSPNAAGILGAAFVRGSRDAGVLTTAKHFPGHGDTSIDSHGRLPKIDISEETFRNRELIPFKYLIDAGVPAIMTGHLNFSSILPNGEPATFSKYLLTDILRGEMGFKGLIITDDMMMHGAMNFAGGIAKAVKMALEAGNDIIESSTTPRHYQAFWKDNIRAMKEEPQFKERVKDAAFRILLEKLKYFKSDNYVPILPDIEKLDERIPDKEGQKFFLSLAGRATTIVRAADIPFKPEENEDILLVSAYKDFFKYGLKRFPKAKIIEVDSAYYHARNFDTIIFCLSDKYSLGVLQKIMYSYPKKKYIVISVLSPAFLVKVPKVQTAIAIYSYSPASFTAAFGALCGDFIPNGKLPISGIE; encoded by the coding sequence ATGAAAACCGAATTCTCACTTGCAAAAAAGAGCATACTATTTTTTTTATGTATTTTTTTATTGGCGGTCGATTTGAACTCCGCTTCTTTCGTAAAACGATTACCCAACTTTTACGATAATGTACCGAACGAAGAACTGGCAGCCGAAATAGTCGAAAACATGACCGATGAGGAACTTTTGGCTCAAACCTTTATGTTCGGCTGGGCAGGCCAAGATCCCGGTGACTTACTTTTGTCATGGATTCAAGACTCCGGATTGGGCAGTATCAAAGTTTTCGGCTGGAATACCGGCGATTCCCTCAAACTTGCAAAATCCATTTCCATTTTACAAAAAAAATCTCTCGAAGGAAGATTCGGTATCCCGCTTTTTGTTGCAACTGATCAAGAAGGAGGCTGGGTTCGGCATGTAAAGGGACTGACCTCTGAAACTCCCGGAAATCTTGCAATAGGAGCATCGGGCATACCTCAAGATTCTTACTATTCCGGCTATTATATTTCAAGAGAAATAAGGGCGCTAGGCATAAACTTAAACTTTGCACCGACAGTCGACCTTTTAACGGACCATGACTCGTCAATAATAGGCCCGCGCTCTTTCGGAGATTCCCCTAATGCTGCAGGAATATTAGGCGCCGCCTTTGTACGAGGAAGCAGGGATGCAGGCGTTCTTACAACGGCAAAACATTTTCCGGGACACGGAGATACCAGCATCGACAGTCACGGCCGTCTGCCTAAAATCGACATATCCGAAGAAACTTTCCGCAACAGGGAACTGATTCCTTTTAAATATCTGATAGATGCCGGCGTACCTGCAATTATGACAGGACACTTAAACTTTTCATCAATCTTACCCAATGGAGAACCTGCAACATTTTCCAAATATCTTTTAACGGATATACTGCGCGGAGAAATGGGTTTTAAAGGACTTATAATAACCGACGACATGATGATGCACGGGGCAATGAATTTTGCAGGAGGTATTGCAAAGGCTGTTAAAATGGCCTTAGAAGCCGGAAACGATATAATTGAGTCTTCTACAACGCCTCGGCACTATCAAGCTTTTTGGAAGGATAATATCAGGGCAATGAAGGAGGAACCTCAATTTAAAGAAAGGGTAAAGGATGCAGCCTTTAGAATTTTACTTGAAAAATTGAAGTATTTTAAAAGCGATAACTATGTTCCCATTCTGCCCGATATAGAAAAACTGGATGAAAGAATTCCCGATAAGGAAGGCCAAAAATTCTTTTTGAGTTTGGCCGGCCGTGCCACTACAATAGTGCGTGCTGCCGATATCCCTTTTAAGCCTGAAGAAAATGAGGATATACTTCTTGTATCTGCCTATAAAGATTTTTTTAAATATGGTTTAAAGCGTTTCCCCAAGGCAAAAATAATTGAAGTAGACTCAGCCTATTACCACGCACGGAACTTTGATACAATTATCTTTTGCCTTTCCGATAAATATTCTTTAGGGGTTTTGCAAAAAATAATGTACTCCTATCCCAAGAAAAAATACATAGTTATCTCGGTTTTATCTCCTGCATTTTTGGTAAAGGTCCCTAAAGTCCAAACGGCAATAGCCATTTACAGTTATTCGCCGGCATCCTTTACTGCTGCATTCGGAGCTCTTTGCGGAGACTTTATCCCTAACGGAAAACTTCCTATTTCAGGAATAGAGTAA
- a CDS encoding GNAT family N-acetyltransferase, with protein MKCSVIHLTNKNIDLFIDNILPYEYLCINLAECLKKQKRFFDTGQELFTFIKADIFFSRDKEFIGVLFLAAHGVLLHCFTKEITHDIAKYIKNNFLRHTEPLSVMGEKNTSIYLEQLINESLSLVPSRFENYKLLTLKTKPLTPNFFCTRASDNLNTKLEFIKPQIEDAELLCPMEIEYNESEVLAPGVKASHESCLKLLKKRINNHALYAVKKDGKYIAKAGINASGFRWNQIGGVFTIPEYRNKGVGAANMMMLTNDCFQYNKKCALFVKIKNPAARQMYKKIGFTESCDFRISYF; from the coding sequence ATGAAATGCTCGGTTATTCACCTTACAAATAAAAATATAGATCTCTTTATAGATAACATTCTTCCTTACGAGTACCTATGCATAAACCTTGCCGAATGCCTAAAAAAACAAAAAAGATTTTTTGATACGGGACAAGAGCTTTTTACATTTATAAAGGCTGACATTTTTTTTTCACGCGATAAAGAATTTATAGGTGTTTTGTTTTTGGCAGCCCACGGCGTTTTACTCCATTGTTTTACCAAAGAAATTACTCACGATATTGCAAAATATATAAAAAATAATTTTTTAAGGCACACAGAACCTCTTTCCGTAATGGGAGAAAAAAACACATCCATTTATTTGGAACAATTAATAAATGAAAGCCTGTCTCTTGTGCCGAGCCGGTTTGAAAACTACAAACTGCTTACGCTCAAAACAAAACCTTTAACACCGAACTTTTTTTGCACAAGAGCTTCCGATAATCTGAATACCAAATTGGAATTTATAAAACCGCAGATTGAAGATGCGGAACTTCTCTGTCCTATGGAAATAGAATACAATGAATCGGAAGTCTTGGCTCCCGGAGTAAAAGCCTCTCACGAATCATGTCTAAAGCTATTAAAAAAAAGAATAAACAACCATGCCCTATATGCAGTAAAAAAAGACGGTAAGTATATTGCAAAGGCCGGAATAAACGCATCCGGTTTTAGATGGAATCAAATAGGCGGAGTATTTACAATTCCTGAATATAGAAATAAGGGTGTGGGAGCTGCAAACATGATGATGCTGACAAATGACTGTTTCCAATATAACAAAAAGTGTGCTCTTTTTGTAAAAATTAAAAATCCGGCAGCAAGGCAAATGTATAAAAAAATAGGATTTACCGAATCATGTGATTTTAGAATTTCATATTTTTAG